CGCCGGACAGCGCCAGCGGCGGCACCGGGTACACCCGCTCGAACGGCACCATCAGCCGGGCCCGGCTCGTGGCCAGCACGGTGACCCGGGGGCACGCGGCCAGCAGCCGTTCGAGGAACGGCGCCACGCCGTCCCGTACCTGCTCGCAGTTGTCGAGCACGAGCAGGGTGCGCCGGTCGGCGAGCGCGGCGACGACCGACTCGGTCATCCCGCGGCCGGGCTGCTCGGCGACGCCGAGCGCGCCGGCGACCGCGGCGGCGACCATGCCCGGGTCGGTGACCGGCACCAGATCGACGAACCACACCCCGTCGGGGAACGCCTCGGCCGCGTCCGCGGCCACCGCCAGCGCGAGCCGCGTCTTGCCGACCCCGCCGGGTCCGGCGGCGGTCACCTGCCGGTGCGCCCCGATCAGCCCCGCCAGCTCCGCCCGCTCGCTCGCCCGGCCGACGAACGAGGTCGGCGGCGCGGGCAGGACGGGCGCCGGGTGCGCCGCGGGCGTGGCGCCGGGGGCGGCCGGACGGCTCGCGGCCGCCCGTCCGGCGAGCGCCCGCCGGTCCGGCACCTCCAGCTTGCGCAGCAGCGAGGAGACGTGGCTCTCCACGGTCCGCACGGAGATGAACAGCCGCGCCGCGATCTCGGCGTTGCTGAGGTGCTCCCCGAGCAGCTCCAGAACCTGGGCCTCACGAGGCGAAATGTCCACTGTCGCCGTCATCACGCCATTCTGTCGCACGTCCACCACGCGGACTCCGTATCGCCCGTTCCGTGGTGCGTTCCGTGGTCGCCACGGATGCCCGCCGGCGCCCCAGAAGAAATGCTTTGAGCACAGGCAAACGGGCCGCGACAAGGGGCCCCCGACTTCCAGGAGCGACCATGAGCGGCACACCCACCTTCGGGATCAAGACCGTGCTGCACCCCGTGAGCGACCTGGCGAAGGCCAAGGCCGTCTACGCCGCCCTGCTCGGCACGGCCCCGCAGACCGACTCGCCCTACTACGTCGGCTTCGACACCGAGGGCCAGCACATCGGGCTGGTGCCGGGCGGCGGGCCCCAGGGCATGACCTCGCCGGTCGCCTACTGGCACGTCCCGGACCTCGAGGCGAAGCTCGCCGAGCTGACCGCCGCCGGCGCCACCGTCAAGGAGCCGGCGAACGACGTCGGCGGCGGTCGCCTCGTCGCCACCGTCATCGACGCCGACGGCAACGTCCTCGGCCTCATCCAGGACCGCTGACCCCGCGCGACGACCGCGCACCCACCTCCCCGAAAGGACACCGCGCCATGACCTCCTTCGAATCCGTCACGATCGAAGTCGCCGACACCGCCGCCGCGACCGCCTTCTACACGGCCCTCGGCCTGGGCGCCCACATCGACGTCCGCGCCTCCGAGGAGCCGACGACGGGCTTCCGCGGGTTCGCGCTGTCGCTCGTCGCGGCCCAGCCGGGCGACGTCGACGCCCTCATCGGCGCCGCCCTCGACGCGGGCGCCACGACGCTGAAGCCCGCCACGAAGTCGTTCTGGGGCTACGGCGGCGTGATCCAGGCCCCGGACGGGACGATCTGCAAGGTCGCGTCCTCGAAGAAGAAGGACTCCGCGCCCGCCGCCCGGAAGTTCGACCAGGTCGCGCTGCTGCTGGGAGTCGCGGACGTCAAGGCCAGCAAGCGGTTCTACGTCGACCGGGGCCTCCCCGCCGGGAAGAGCTACGGCGGCAAGTACGCCGAGTTCGACACCCCGTCGTCGACCGTCACGCTCGCCCTCTACCCGCGCCGCGCCCTCGCCAAGGACATCGGCGTCGACCAGGACGGCACCGGCTCGCACCGCCTCGTCCTGGTCGGCGGCGGCGAGCCCTTCACCGACCCGGACGGCTTCGCCTGGGAGGCCGCGCCCGCCCGAAGCCGCGCCTGACCGAACCCGAACCTGCCCGAAGACACCCGAACCAGCGAGAAGGAGACGGAACATGAGCGACTACCAGGGGTTCACGGCCGACGAGCGGGCCGCGATGAAGGAGCACGCCAAGGAGCAGAAGAAGGCCGCGCGCCGCGCCTCGCGCGAGGAGAAGGCGGCCGAGGCCGTCCGCGACGTCCTCGCGAAGATCGCCGAGATGCGGAACGCCGACCGGGTCATGGCCGAGCGCGTCCACGCGGTGATCACCGCGAACGCCCCGTCCCTCGCGCCGAAGCTCTGGTACGGGATGCCCGCCTACGCGCTGGACGGCAAGGTCGTCTGCTTCTTCCAGAGCGCGGAGAAGTTCAAGGCCCGCTACGCCACGCTCGGGTTCAACGACCCGGCGAAGCTGGACGACGGCGCGATGTGGGCGTCCGCATTCGCCCTGACCGAGGTGACGCCCGAGGTGGAGGGGCGGATCGCCGCACTCGCGAAGCAGGCGGTGAACTGAGGCGCGGCGAGGGCGGGGCAACACAGAAACATCACGGTAACGACACGGAGAGAACGGGTAGTTACTTTCTGTAGCCGAATACGTCCCCGCCCTCATCCCCCGGGAGGCACCTTGATCTTCGGAGTCGATGTCGCGAGTTACCAGGGAAAGCCCGACTGGAAGGACGTCCACCGCGACGGCGTCCGGTTCGCCTTCTCCAAGGTGACCGAATCGACCGACTACACGAACCCGACATGGAAGCACAACCTCGACGGAATGGTCGACCTCGGCGACGGGTTCCTGCCGGGCGCGTACCACTTCATGCACGGCGGGAAGGGCGGCGACCAGGCCCGCTACTTCCTCGACAAGGCCGGCGACGTCTCCCATCTCGCCGTCGCGCTGGACGTGGAGGCGTCCGGCGCGGACGCGGAGACCGCCCGCGCCTGGGTCGACGAGTTCAAGGAGCGCACGGACGGCCACCCGGTCATCGGGTACTACCCCCGCTGGTACTGGAAGAAGACCGGACGCCCGGACCTCGGCTTCTTCGACGCCGTCTGGCAGTCCCACTACGTGTCCGGGTCGGGGAAACCGGAGTCGCTCTACCAGAAGGTCAAGGACTCCCACTGGAAGAAGTTCGGCGGAGAACGGGTCTCGATCCTGCAGTTCTCCTCCAGCGGCAAGGTCACGGGCATCTCGGGCCACTGCGACGTCAACGCCTACCGGGGCGAGCTCGCCGAGCTGAAGTCGCTGGCGCTCGGCCAGAAGTAGCCGGACGCCGCCCCGCGCGTCAGCCGCTGACGACGACGTCCACGCCCGCCTCGGCGAACACCCCCCGCACCCGCTCGGCCGTCGCCGCCGACATGGCGTGGTGGCGCAGGTCGAGCCGGGCGAGCCCGCGGAACCCCTCCGCCTCCAGCAGCACCCGCGCCCCCTCGTCGGTGAGGGCGCCGCGCGACACGTCGAGGCTCTCCAGCCGGGACAGCAGCGGCGAATCCGCCAGCCGCCCCAGCATCCCGTCGATGAACGTGAACTCGCGAAGCCCCAGATGCCGGAGCCGGGGCATCGTGCCGCTGTGGAAGAGCGCGTCGAACGCCGCCCGCTCCTCCGCGTCCTGCTCGTCGCCGAAGTCCTCGGCCGACCACATCTCCAGACGCTCCAGCGCGGGCAGCCGGCACGCGGCGACCCCCTCGATCTCGTCCGGGAGCATGACGCCGTGGCACGTCAGCCGGCGCAGCCCCGCGTGACCGGCGAGCCGGAACCGCAACGCGAACTGGAGGCACACCGCGAACTCCGTCAGCTCCGGCAGCGCCTCCAGCAGCGGTGCCACGTCCACCTCGGCGCATTCGAAGATCTGCGAATCGTCGATCTCCCCGACGAACAGCGCCCGCAGGTTCGGGAAGTCCGCGGCCCGCCGCGTCAGCGCCGCGACGGCGTCGTGCGCGACGACGTCGTCGTCGCGCACGTACGGGTCGCCGGGCGCCCCGACGAAGATCTGCGGACGGTCCTCGGTGATCGGGCGCCGCGCGTCGGCCTCGACCCGCCCGTGGTCGAACGTCCCGCCGAGGACGAGCGCGGTGACGTCCGCCCCCTCGACCCGTTCGGCCAGCTCTCGCAGGTGGTCGTCGGCGTGGCGGAAGCCGCCGTCCGCCCACGACACCAGCGGCAGCCACCACGCCACCGACCCCGGATCGGCGACCGCCGCCCGCAGCCGCGCCGCGTCCGGCCCCTCATCGGGCACGAGCACGTACGGGACCGGCTCGCCCAGCCCTTCCAGCGCCTTCGCCGCGTTCTCCCGCAAATCCCAGCTCCCTCGCGACGGCACCGCGTCGAGCACCGGCAGCCCGCCGAACTCGACGATGTGGTTCCGCGGGAAGTTGCCGGTGACGATCTCTGCGGTCATGACGCGATCTCCCTGACTGGACGACGACCGCTTAGGCGCCCGCGGCGCCCCGCCGGTTCCGCGGCCGCGGACGTCACCGGCCGTCCAAGCACCGGCCAAACCTCGGCCAGAACCGCCCGCCCCGAGTTGATCTTGCGGGCTCGCGGGGAGGTGGGGAGCATGGTGGTGCGGAAATACGCGGCCGAGCTGGTGGGAACGCTGCTCCTCGTCTACTTCGCGGTGGGCGTGGCGACCCTGTCGTTCGGATTCGACCTCGCCGGGACGAGCCCCGCCGCGGGCGTCGTCGCGACGGCGCTGGCGTTCGGGCTCGTCCTGCTCGTACTGGTGTACGCGATCGGCCCCGTCTCCGGCTGCCACGTCAACCCGGCCGTCACCCTCGGCGTACTCCTCACCGGCCGGATGTCCCCGGTCGAGGCCGTCGGCTACTGGGTCGCCCAGTTCGCGGGGGGCGTCCTCGGCGCGCTGCTGCTGTGGGCCACGTTCGTCGGCTCGCCGGACTACGAACGGTCGGTGACCGGGCTCGGCGCGGACGGCTGGGGCGACGCGAGCCTCATCCACATCGGCATGGGCGGCGCGTTCCTCGCCGAGATCGTGCTGACCGCGCTGTTCGTGTTCGCCGTGCTCGCCATGACGAGCCCGGCCGCGATCCCGGCGGTCAGCGGCGTCGCGATCGGCCTGGCGCTGACGACCGTCCACCTCATCGGCATCCCGATCACCGGCACGTCCGTCAACCCCGCCCGCAGCCTCGGCCCCGCCCTCGTCGCGGGCGGCTCGGCCCTGTCGCAGGTGTGGCTGTTCATCGTCGCCCCGCTCATCGGCGGCGCGATCGCCGCCGCCGCGCACGGCCGGCTCCAGCGCCCCACCAAGGAGACCCCGCTACCACCTCCCGACTCCGACCGGTAGCGGCCCGTCAGGCACCGTCCGCCGCCCGCCGGGGCGCGGGGATCCGGGCGGCGATCCGCTCCCGCGCGTGCTCGCACTCGGCGAAGCTGTACGGGCAGGCCAGCGCGTGCTCGATCAGCTCCTTGGCCGCCCGCGCCCGCGCCATGCGCCGCTCCAGTTCCTCGACGTGGCGCTGCAGCAGGTCGCGATGGTCCATCGGGCTCGCGGCGGTCAGCAGGGTGCGCAGGTCCCCCAGCGTGAAGCCGGCCTCCTTGCCCATGAGGATCAGCGCCACCCGCCCCAGGTCCTCCGGCCCGTAGGAGCGCTGCCCGCCGGTCCGGCGCGCGGGTTCCAGGAGCCCCTTGTCCTCCCAGTACCGGAGCACGTGCGTGCCGACCCCGAACCGTTCCGCCAGCTCACCGATCGTCATCGCCTCGCTTGACTTCATGTGCACATTAACCGCCACGCTCACCGCATGATCAACCCTTCGATCGCGATCACCCGCGTGGTCAACTCCTGCGTGCTGCTGGAGCTGGACGGCCACGCCGTGCTCACCGACCCCTGGTTCGTCGAACGCCGGTGGCTGCGCCGGGGCGAGCCCCTGGGCCTGGAACTCCATGACCTGCCCCCGCTCGCCGCCGTCGTCGTCACCAACCCGGCCACCAACCACTGGGATCTGCGCGCGCTGCGCGGCCTGCCGGCGAAGGACACCACGCCGCTGTACGTGCCGGCCGCCGGGATGGTCCGGCGCGCCAGGGCGGCGGGCTTCCCGCGCGCCGAACGGCTGAGCTGGGGAGAGACCCGCGACATCGGTCCCGGCGTCACCGTTCGAGCCGTGCCCGCCGGGCGGACCCTGATGTGGCCCAACAACGCCTATGCGTTCGAGGCGGACGGCCGCCGGGTGTTCTTCGGCGGCGAGAT
The nucleotide sequence above comes from Actinomadura algeriensis. Encoded proteins:
- a CDS encoding VOC family protein — encoded protein: MSGTPTFGIKTVLHPVSDLAKAKAVYAALLGTAPQTDSPYYVGFDTEGQHIGLVPGGGPQGMTSPVAYWHVPDLEAKLAELTAAGATVKEPANDVGGGRLVATVIDADGNVLGLIQDR
- a CDS encoding VOC family protein codes for the protein MTSFESVTIEVADTAAATAFYTALGLGAHIDVRASEEPTTGFRGFALSLVAAQPGDVDALIGAALDAGATTLKPATKSFWGYGGVIQAPDGTICKVASSKKKDSAPAARKFDQVALLLGVADVKASKRFYVDRGLPAGKSYGGKYAEFDTPSSTVTLALYPRRALAKDIGVDQDGTGSHRLVLVGGGEPFTDPDGFAWEAAPARSRA
- a CDS encoding iron chaperone — encoded protein: MSDYQGFTADERAAMKEHAKEQKKAARRASREEKAAEAVRDVLAKIAEMRNADRVMAERVHAVITANAPSLAPKLWYGMPAYALDGKVVCFFQSAEKFKARYATLGFNDPAKLDDGAMWASAFALTEVTPEVEGRIAALAKQAVN
- a CDS encoding glycoside hydrolase family 25 protein, whose amino-acid sequence is MIFGVDVASYQGKPDWKDVHRDGVRFAFSKVTESTDYTNPTWKHNLDGMVDLGDGFLPGAYHFMHGGKGGDQARYFLDKAGDVSHLAVALDVEASGADAETARAWVDEFKERTDGHPVIGYYPRWYWKKTGRPDLGFFDAVWQSHYVSGSGKPESLYQKVKDSHWKKFGGERVSILQFSSSGKVTGISGHCDVNAYRGELAELKSLALGQK
- a CDS encoding MIP/aquaporin family protein, encoding MVVRKYAAELVGTLLLVYFAVGVATLSFGFDLAGTSPAAGVVATALAFGLVLLVLVYAIGPVSGCHVNPAVTLGVLLTGRMSPVEAVGYWVAQFAGGVLGALLLWATFVGSPDYERSVTGLGADGWGDASLIHIGMGGAFLAEIVLTALFVFAVLAMTSPAAIPAVSGVAIGLALTTVHLIGIPITGTSVNPARSLGPALVAGGSALSQVWLFIVAPLIGGAIAAAAHGRLQRPTKETPLPPPDSDR
- a CDS encoding MerR family transcriptional regulator → MKSSEAMTIGELAERFGVGTHVLRYWEDKGLLEPARRTGGQRSYGPEDLGRVALILMGKEAGFTLGDLRTLLTAASPMDHRDLLQRHVEELERRMARARAAKELIEHALACPYSFAECEHARERIAARIPAPRRAADGA
- a CDS encoding MBL fold metallo-hydrolase — translated: MINPSIAITRVVNSCVLLELDGHAVLTDPWFVERRWLRRGEPLGLELHDLPPLAAVVVTNPATNHWDLRALRGLPAKDTTPLYVPAAGMVRRARAAGFPRAERLSWGETRDIGPGVTVRAVPAGRTLMWPNNAYAFEADGRRVFFGGEIADVALLERHRADVALLPVNGLRPRFGPRLVMGPGQAVAGASALGARVLVPVHDAHGHDPLSRLFRTEGTAADAVRLAPRDLLVRDLPTGERWEAPC